Part of the Scomber japonicus isolate fScoJap1 chromosome 2, fScoJap1.pri, whole genome shotgun sequence genome, GCTACTAAAATACAAACTCCTTATGAGAACaactctgctctcctcctacAGGGTCACTATACCTGCCCTACAGGTAAAGTGTGAGTGCAGCACATAGCCTATGGGAAACCTCATGGTATatgccaaaataaaatacaggaGAGGGAACggtggattttttttactgctgtgaTCTCAGTGCATTGACACTGGAGTCATTATGGCCTTCCTCACAGTTAGCCTTACACTTTCATTTTGTGCATCGCACACTCATCCATTCCACTCGTTGTCACCACAAATACACATAGGGTGCAGCATGTTTCATACTGAGATAACAACTTCCTTGGTCTGTCTACTTTCACTTATTTGTATAACATAGTTTGCAACCACATCTTCCTGTTTCAGATATCATGTCtgcacattttgaaaatgtctaGCGGTTCATTCAAAGGCCATTCAAATCAAGACAGGCCTTAGCTGGGCACCCCAAATCGCTAAATCTGCCCCTGCTAGTGCTCCATTGTGTGTTATTATTAACATCATGTCTTCAGTGGTGGAGAGCAGGTTCCTTGCTGCACCATTATTTCTGGGGGAAAGAAGTCCTTGTACAAAACACTTCACCTcagagtttaagtttaagttgtTTTATGCTGCAGGGTGTGTTGGTCAACTAGTCTCTGTTAATGCAAGAGTTCCCTGCTCCATTCCAGAGTAGAAAGTTCACAATAAGCTTAACATTTGTCTCACAAAGTTAGTTatttaaacatcaaataaaaataggTTGTCTCTGCTGTTTGGGCTTTAATTGAAGATTAACTGTGAGACACATGATGTATTGACAAGATAAATGTAGACTGTCTGGGTGCTGTACCGCCCTCGCAGTCgagtttctccttttttgttcTGTCAGCATCATGTTACTAATTAACGTTTAGGAAATcaattttttgaatttttgaattGAGATAAGAATTTATATGTTTATGCGGAGTGAGGTTCTACTGGTTTGTTTGCATAATGGGATTTCATCTACCTGTAACGCTAAAGTAAAGACTATGTAGGCCTATGGGAAACactgtaaaagtaaaaatatatcaatgttgtgtttatttgccATTTACATCATCTAAAACATTTTAGTGATATCCTTAAGTCTCTTTCAGCGTCCTCTATTTAAATTGAATTGTCCCATAAAAAGAATTTCTTTACCCTCATATTGTTTGAGAATTGCAAATGAATTGTTGTAGTAGGTAGTCGGTAAACTGTAACTACACCAAATTACATTTAAGGCGTAGTGTAATAGTGACCCCAATACACTCCAGGGTGTTTCATCAATATCAATTTGTACATAGATCAAAACTCCATTCAAAACTCTGAGGAGTTGTTCTTCGCCAAGTTTCTGTAAGACCCAGATGGGGAGGAGACTAGAAGCAGCTTATAATTgggagatgatgatgaaaatgaaactaTTCAACAGCGAGACATCAACTGACAAGACTTCACAAGATCAACTGCCTGAAAGGACAGACATGGCCAGCAAGCTTGTTCAGCCCAGTAAGTACAATTATAATTATACTACTCATGGCATGACCTGTCATACTTTTCTCCAAATATCAGTCAGCAGAAAAGCAAACAACTCAATCtctctaaaatactgacaatataatATTCACTCAGTCTGCGCACTGAATCAACATTATTCATTGTTATATGGTAGTCAGTTGACAGTTAtgtcaaaaagaaaatccaagtcAGTTGACTGTAAAGACGAGAGCCATTGGCATCTTCTATCAATGTTAACCGCTAATGTTACACCTGCTGCCGGGACTGCTGTCAGCACAGACCTGCTGTGTCCCCCTCCCGCAAGACATGCACAATGCCACTAGACAATTAGACAGCAACAAGTCAAGTTTTATTACCTTGGAGAATGACAGGTTGGATGTATGTGGCTGGTACGACAGGTCTGCACCACTTGTAAACTTTATACCTAAGAGAAAATCCTAAATACAAGAAAATTGGTGAATATTCATGATTTAAGAACGAATCTGTGCGTAGtgtttcttgcatctggcccatttTCTTATTAAACTCAGTTGTAAAGAAGGACCTACTGTATCAACcagatgtaaaaatgttttcattttacatcTGAATATGAGTTTTTGCACAGTCCAGTAAGATAGAAACATTACCACAATTAATTAGTTAAGTGAATTGATCAAAcaattatacaatacaatacaattataAGCAGGTTGGAGGTAAATGCATACAACCTCCTGTGGTTGTGATAGTATGATTGTTTTTGACACGTTTAAGATCATTagttaactaattaattaattagtaatGATAGTTAAAGTTAGTTAATGATAAATGAAGACCCAAAGAACTACAGAAGaattttgaaaatgaattatGATACTGCTGTATTTGTGGCAGTATTGTCCAGTTTGAAATCTTATACAGATACTTACAGTTcctgtatatatagagagaaacATGAAAGACTTATATCTGTGCAGTGGTAAATGATACAAATAGATCTGCAATAAATACCAGAATGTACTTTGTTGATTATGTTCTAGTGGACTGTTGTTTCTGGCTCTTCTTATATCAGATACCCATTTTACATGTGATGACATTCCTTTTCATCCTTTATGGTTTGTTGTAATTAAAGTATTGTTGGCTTTCGTCATGAAAATACGTAGTTGGTTTACTTCCTCCTCTAGAGCTCTTTGTGGGGAATTTCCACCCATGAAAAaatgctgagaaaaaaaacagccagtGTGACTGAAAGGGTAAAGTCTTATAAAATGACTATAGACAATGTGTGCTTTTACATGATCAAAAGCCTAACTACTTGGTGTTTTGGTGGCAAGTTGGTGAAAGTGTTGATCCTTGTTGCTGTAGCAGTAGAGTGTGAAGCATCTgtcagaagaaaataaaaaaatccaaaagtAAGTAGCATAAACATCAAAATAGTTTATGCTACTTAGTTTAGTTTCAACTGATTGGTGAGATATTAATcatattcttaaaaaaaaataaatgtgtactgTATAAGAAATTGTGTATTTTGACATATATATCAGTTTTTAAgtaaaatttagattttaatcaGGGGAACCAGTTGTGAATTCAAATGTTGAATTCCAAAAAGAGTAAAGGTACACTGCTTTGTCAATTTACAAAAGTTAAAAAGACTTAATCATTGTTGGTTcattacaaacaaacaagaccAGCTGGTATAGTGTGGCCTTGTTTTTGTGCCCCATTAGTGAGCACACTGTTACAGTATATCTGGCTCGTTTAAGAGCATAACAAAGAATGGTAATAGCTCAATGATTGATTAAAGATAActagctcagtgggaggagcgcccgccacatgtgttgaggctgtagtcctcgctgcaggcgaccccggttcgaatcccgcaccgagcggtcctctCCTGTGTGTCATtacccccctctctgcctcctgtgtcctgtctatctctactaacctgtcaattaaaggcaaaaagcccaaaaatatatactttaaaaaaaaagataacaagGTCAATAACCTAGgagttttaaagtaaaaaagaacATGAACCAAGGCTACATCCAAcacttaaaaaaactaaaccgAAACCTTCCAGGAGGGCGAGAGAGAGGAATCCATCTTGAAATCACCTGGTTTATAAAGGCTCCCAACAGGGGACCTCAATCCCTTGATGAGGTGGGAGGGACCAGACCATCTGGGAAATCTGGGAGGAGAGAAGCAAAGGCAGACCAACTAGTTACTGAGCCCTGGGGAAATGgtgtatgcatgtttttttgtgtgtatgtgttgtttatGCATGTAGCCTCAGGGCTGCTTATGTGTCCCAGTGTCTTTGATATCAAATGGTGTTTGAGAGAGTAGTATTGCTAGAAGTGTAATGGAAAAAATCCAGTTTTTAACTTGGACTTGGAGAAAATAAGATTTCTGAtctgtcatgccaataaagcttacttgaatttaaaaaaagtttgtccTTTACAACATCAATAATGTCCTTCTGAAATTCTCCAACAGAAGCAGAGGAATCACAGCTCAGGATTGTGGTTGTTGGGAAAACTGGAGTTGGCAAGAGTGCATCAGGAAACACCATCTTGATGAGAAAAGATTTTGAATCTCAGctgtcctcttcctcactgACATCACATTGTCAAAAGCAAAAAGCAGAGTTTGGTGGACAAACACTGGAAGTTATTGATACTCCAGGTCTGTTTGacactggaaaaaaacaagaggaaatgGCAACAGAGCTCGGGAGATGTATCACAATGGCTGCTCCTGGTCCTCATGTGTTCCTGGTTGTGCTCCAGCTGAAAAGATTcacaaaagaagaaggagaaatggTGGAAATCATTCAGAAGATGTTTGGAGAACAAGCACCAGATTACACAATGGCCTTGTTCACACATGGAGATGAtctgaaggaggaaggagtcaCCCTGGATGAATTCATTGGGCAAAATCCAGCTCTTCTTAAGTTCATCAAGCAGTGTCATGGAGGATACCATGTTTTTGATAACAGAAACAAGGATCCTTCTCAGGTCAGTGAGTTGCTGAAGAAGATCAATGGAATGATTCAGAGAAATGGAAGAAGATACTACACCAATGAAATGTTCCAAGAGGCTCAGAAGGCCATAGAGGAAAAAATCAAAGAACTACGGCAGGAAAATCCAAATATGACAGATGAAGACGCAAGAAAAAGTGCAGAGGAAGACAACTCATTCATTTCCCTTGTTATTACGGCTATAACTAAAGCTGCTACTGAGATCCTCAAGGAAGCTTTAACCATTGCAACAGAGAAAGCtataactgaactgaaaaagACGGCTTGCATTATTCAGTAAATTTTCAATATGAATTAGCTATGAGCTTTAGAGCAATATTAACATGTATATACAGGGATTTTTTGTGTTGTGAAGAATTCTTTGAGTACACCAAAAAGTGGCATATAACTTTGAGctgttattatcatttaatttaacatttttttgctATAATTGGCCTGTTATATAATTTGTCTAAAGTTGCAAACACCCGGAAAGACAATATGATTTCTGGACCCATGATGGCCATTCTATGATATATAAGCAGTtatcactttcatttttttgcaaACTTGATAGTTATCACACTTCACTGACAGTTATAAGTCGATGTCATGTCAATGTGATTGGACCTAAGTGAGCGCACACAAGAACTgctgacatactgtacactgcTGCATACTAatatttataaattatataatatgCTGCActccaacaaacaaacagaagcaATCACAACCTACATCTCTTTTCTCTGAATATATCGCACTAAACTTGAGTGTCCCTGGAGTCAATGGTGAGATTGAATGGGTCTCttcaactaaataaaaactgatttataatctttgttttcaaaatgtcagtaaatatgagCTTTGCTAAAGACGACAGAAATATGTACTCTGAACAgatgtggaggaaggaagactcAAATGTTTATTAGGTAGATAGAAGTGATCTAACAACACAGAATTATGTTGAAATTTTGACTTGATGTCATGTATTTTTGATTCCAGCAtgttaataaatatgaatatgaaaattgATCATCTGTATTTAGTCcttcactgttaaaaaaaaggaaaaaactaataaaaagaaaaaaacaaagggaaaaaaattaGGAAACAAAAAGAACAGTAAAGAAGGGATCCTTCTCCCAGGACGACGCAATAGATGTGTGTACAAAAGAGACCAAAAGACAAAATCCAGCATGAAAataggaagagaaaaagagagagatgaaagagagataAGGAGGGGGAGAGTCATACAGCTTGGACACTCGTGCTTGTGGGACAACAGATAAaaagaaggttaaaaaaatgcaataattatATAGAACTATTACAATTGTCTTGTTGGCAGGAAAGATTAGGTTTTTATTTAGTAATCTTAATAAGAAAATATTATAGTAACAGGTAGAAGGGCCTCAAGTGATTAATAAGAGACCAGCTGGATGGTCAAAGCAAAAAGTTGAGTTTTAAGTTGAGTTTTAAGTAGATTTAAAGGACTCATcaatttcagcatgtttgatGTCAACAGGGAGATTATTCCAGAGAAAGAGGTTTGATTGACTTCTTTTGAACTCTGAGGACTCACATGATCTCACTTAAGAACCACTACAGCAGTCAAAGCAAGTCCACATTTTGAAATAACtaaacaagaaacaagaagcTCCACTCTGATTCCACAAATCTATTATACTATATTAATGTATTTCATTACAATCGTAATGCTGTGTCATTTTCAGAGTATGACCTGAGAGTGGTGCTGGTGGGTCAGGAGAGAGTGGGGAAGAGTTCAGCAGGAAACACCATCCTGGCAAAGAAGGAGTTTGACTGTAAGTTCAGTAGCACACCTGTGACACTGAGAAGTGAGAAGAGAGAAGGTTTTGTTCTGGATCACAGAGTCAGTGTGGTTGACACTCCTGGGCTCTTCAGCACTGAGCTGAGTGAAGAGGAGGTGAGAGCAGAGCTGATGAAAGCAGTAGAGCTGAGCTCTCCAGGTCCACACGtcttcctcctcaccatccAGCTCGGAAGATTCACTGAACAAGAACAGAAAGGTCTGGAGACACTGAAGATGATGCTGTCCCCTGCAGTCACTGATCACACCATGGTGCTGTTCACTTATGGAGACCGACTGGAAGATACAGACATAGAGCAGTTAGTCAAAGAAGATGAGAACCTGAAGAAGCTGCTcaagaaatgtagaaatgtagcGGCAAAGAGCTCTTTGACAAAACTGATTCCAATCTTCACTACTCTTTGTAGTCTGTGTGTGGATCTTTGCTGCCCTCTGCAGGGTCACTGCAGAACTGTAGGCTCTGTTCAGCTGCAACCTGATGCTGAAAACAGGTGGGCAAGTGTACAGGAACAGCTACTAGAAACAAAAGCAGAAGCACaggtcatcacacacacatcttgttttgtttttttgacagtAATATCATATATTAACTTTTCAGATCCTCCTGCTCTTCAACAGTTTGATGGTAACTGGTTCAAACTTGCAGGTTGTCAGTCTGAAAGTTCGCTGtggaacacaaaacacacaaggaCCATAATAGAAGAGTGTTGATAggtatatttataatatttgtcACTCACTCCATAattagttataataataataagttacgTAGTTTTAACATTACCTACATCTATTATAATTTCAGTAAACTCTATCACTCTGCTATGCTCCATCACCTCCTTGTGTCAGATATTTTCAGATTCATTTATTCCACCACAAACCTTTTCACCCTTAAGCCTTCTGCAGCGCACTAATGTAAAGGTAAGGCCTCAACAGGTGGTGTTGAGTCATTTTCAGTTGCGAAAGCTGCTAACTAGCCTCGTTCACGGGCCAAAACTACCACAGAAAAAGCAACATTGACAATGCTTCATCTCCAACAAGGCGGAACTAAGGAAGCCATATTGGTGAGTAAGTCAACTTTAATCAGAAGAGGTCTGTGTGTAAGatgaaaagaacagaaaaggaTCATGTAGTTTCCGTTAATACGCGCACATAATAAGTGCAAATAATGCAGAAAATGTAGCAGAACACAATATTGTGTAAAACACACAAGCTTGCTTTCTAGTCATCTATTACATTCACTTTTTAATTATGGTATTTCATTTGTTCTATTATGTCACCAATTGTAGCCTAACACTTTTGGTCCAGAACAATGAAAGTGCACACTTTCATTACATAATTATGCGCATGGAAGGTAATCTAATCTAAGTGCCATTTAAAGGCACATttgttattaaaatgttaacacTCGAGAATGATCACAACAccattgactgattgattgatttgtctTTTACACCATAGATGGACTAACACCATGGATACCTGAGGTTTCTTTTGGCAGTTCTTGTAAACATGAACATGTATTAGGCGTGTttgataaattaaaaaacacattcttaTTCTCTAAGCCTAACACATGAATATAGAGCAAATGACCATTATgctgaaaacatttgattaTGATTGTGCATTAATGGAATATTTGTGTCTatgtttttcatacattttagcATACTAACTATAAATTGacctattttattttactacTGATCTCCAGACAGGTTTGTGTCTAAACATACAGTCCATTCACTTCCACAGAAATAGCTAAGTAAGCAGACCTTTAGTATATTTACCACAGACATGTGTCCTCAAGGTCAACAGAGAACCTTTGTTCTCAAATACAGATTCATGTACACTTTCTTTGTTGTATATAGTTATTAATATCATCTTTGAGTTTTGAGTcttaaaatatcacaatgtattctttatttaatatgatttcAAAAATGTAAACTGCAAACAACCAATAGAGACAGTACATCACATCAAAAGAAACCTTTAAATACGTTTTCAAACTCATTTGATGagatacaaaaaaaccccaagatATTTTCAAGTGTCAATCCATCGCTCTCAGATGATAATAAAccttgaaaatatattaaatatattaaacaaatcaagtcatttttccttttaagtTTACAATTTGTTACATTGTGTAGATTTAGCATTCCGCCAGCCCTTGTTCATTGACTTCTTGTGTGGTCCTTCTCTGTTTGGACAGCTTTCTGCAGTAGAGGCTTACATGGATTGGGTGAATAAAGGTGAGTAGGGACACCAATGTGACACCCACATTTACCtgagagaatgagaaaaaagaagTATGGGAGAAAAGAATGAATGTGGGTTTTTATAATACCAGGAAATCAAGAAAACATTGGAGATGCAGTTGTGTTACTGCAACATGATGGCTCATTCTTCAGATTTAAGCGAGGCTCATCACAGAGTATCACAGAAACTCACGTAGAGAGGATCACCCTTCAGCTGGTACTGGATGAGACGTAACATAGGAAACTGGAGAAGCAGCACTAGAGCTGATAACGACATCGCTATCCCTGACATCTTCCCAAAGTGAGACATTGGGAAACTGCAAGAGATGTTaagtgagagagacagcagagaagaaaatagcaaaggagagaaggaaaagttataagttaatgaaaacaaaagaagcATGTTATTTAGATCTGGGATGGATATACTGTCATGTGTGGTGGATTTAAGGAGAGTTGAACATACGCAATGCTGATGAAGGCTTGGTGGCCTCCGTAAAAAAAGGAGCTGTTGACAACCTGCAGGATGAAGGTGAGGTACTGCAGAGGGAGGATGGGacaggtgaaacacacacagaagaggAAACACTgcaaggaagttaggaagaggGCGAGAGAGGATGAGTGCAGGTCTGCCTCCCTCCTGGTTTCCCCTAAGAAATAGACAGTAAGTTAAAAACTGAAGTCACCATAAATCACACATGAACTACATGCAGAGCTACAAATCTAAAGTTTGGACACCTTCTTATTAAAGtccaaaactgtattttttaaattcaattacatatatatttttttaggaAACTCTCTTAAGAATCCTCTGTAACATACATTCCATGAAAGTTTATTTTCCACTTCTGACCATTTAGTCAATATAGAGCTGTTTTAGTGCTGGATGGTTAAATTTGTGCCACTAACCAGAAGCCAGAGGCCTGCGCTTGTTTCTGTCCATGATGAAGCCATTCACAGGTGCAAATAGCACTCCGCCCAGCTGTGTGAAGGCAAATGCATTGGTGTAGTGACTCACTAAAGGATGGGTAGACAGAAAGGGAAACATTTAGCTTAGAGGGGGAAACACAGTGATAAATGTGCAAGAAGCGCAGTTGAAAAAGTGAAGTGAAGGTGCCCAGTATCGTGAAAGTACATGTTTTAGCTACTCAGTTTCTGTTTTATGGCAGTTTACTATGGAAACCAACTTGTATAGTCTTGGTGTTGAGAGATTATTCTGAGATTTTGCGCTCTGGCCTCAGCTGTCAAAAGCATCACACAAGATTTGTTTTTGGAAAATCAAGCATTGAAGCCAACAATTAGGAGTGAAAAGTTAAACATTTGCAGTCCTCCAGATATACATTGTTTCTCCAAGCACCAACAAGTGAATGCACCAACCATAGTTTTCAAAGCCTGACTTCAAAATGAAAGTAAGCATGGTGCAGAGTGGAGTAGTCAGCAGCATGTGTGCAGTAATATACAaatgtatgaaatataaaatctgcAAATCACCAGTTCTTTTCAGAGTCAATGATCCCAGTTACTGACTTAGTGATGTCCTATGGTGATCAGCTAAGCATACAGACCAGTTCTTCATCCCTCTAACAGATCTGCATTCAATGATTAACCTCCAAAAAaagattgtgtgtgaatttgcaAAAGCCAACCTCAGTTCTGACTAGTGTTATTTAAAAAGATATAGTTAATTACTCCTGTAAGCAATAATAAGTCATGATTATCTGTGCTGATATACAACAGCAATATTGCAATCATACCATTGCTATACACAGTAATAAAGTTACTTTAAGATACTTTGGAGTGAAGAGAAATGATAACTGGTACTTAAACATCAGtactgttgtcatggtaacctgCAGTTTACCTCCAGAACTGATTTTGAACAGTGGTTAAACTGTTGACTTGCGCTACCTTTTAAGTTGCTCAATGTTTGATTTTAACATGCACAGAAAATATCACTGATTGGTGCATTCAACACTAAAGCCACTGCAGCATCTTAACAAAGTCTGCCACCTGACCTTCATATCCTGCTTCTGATTTTGACAAGCAGTGAGCAACACCCAGAAAATCCTCCAAGAAAATTCAATCATTTTATACCTCACCTATGGTTTGGTTGTTATCGGCTAGCCTGGTGAGCACGGGGTTGATGGTGGCTAAGAACATGAAGTGACTAAGGAGGGTGGTGACCACAAACACCAGGTGCCACAAGAAGAGCCAGGACAATACACAGCTCCGGAAACTAGCTGCTGGATGAGATTGAAAACAGGCAAACCAATTTTTCTATAGGAACATTTAACTTCACTTTTTTCTGTAtcattttatatcttttattcTCCTTTTCTTGTCTACTTTCTTGGCTACTTGAGGTAGTGAGtacctacatttcccagaattaTTTTAAAGACGGTTGTTCTTTGTAATATGGGTAAAATGTTCCTGGTTGTTGAAAATATAAGAAAGTCGGCAAAGATGTATGATGCATGTACTTCACACACTATGGATGACAAATCCACACAGTTGAGGCTGTTGAGTAAGGTGTAAATCTATGCTTCTTCTACTGACCCTTTGGGTTGGGAACCCCTGGCTAGCAGACAATCATGTGTTTTCTAACTCACATTCGAGAACAAATCATGTCCATACCTTCCGCTTTCTTGGGCTGATGCACTATGTTTTTACACAAAGGCAAAGAAGAATCATTCCCTTTCTCATCCTTTTgattttcttccatttcttcttctttcttgtcgctctcttcctctccttctcctctccctcttctccggCCGGGCCAGCAAACCCTGtcagagcagagctgctgtttcaacaatcacacacaaaatgGCCAGGGTATTATCAATAGAGGACAATTAGGATAGAGTAGTTTTTTTCTGACCCATAAGTGTATGTTTCTGGCATGGGGTAGGGGATATGTCCTGTGGGCATCAGGAAGAAGGTGCGGAGCAGGAGGATTATGCTACacaaggtgaggaagaggaaagacgaATGCAGAGACACTCCTCTATCGTGCAGCAACTGTCcacataaagaaagacaaaaggtgAGGAGGTATATAATTTATACTGTGGATTGAATCACCCGagtctatttaaaatgttagaTTGCAGCACAAATGTCTTAcctttatgaaaaaaaagacagcagcagATGAATCATAGGCCCCATTgtagatggtgatgatggtggagcGATAGGAGTCAAACAGGTTCCCCACCTAAAATTCctcaaattcattttatttacctCCTCatacactgtcacacacaccacaagTTTTTTTGAGCTGGGTCACCACAAACCTGAGCATTGGTGATGTAGAGGACAGTTCCAGCAATAATGAGACATGACAAAGCAGGGTACAGCAACACTGACATCTCTGTGTGACAACCAGAGCAGAGAGACCAAATGAGAGGTAGCTATAACAACATACTTCTGATATACTTAGTGTAAAAAATTCCAATTTACAAAACAACATACCTGTGTTTGACAGGGTGAAGAACAGTGTACCAGTGATGTACAGAAATCTGTGAGAAGTTAACCATGACATGATCATGAGATTGGAAACAGTTCAACTGTGTCAGGACACATTTCAAGGTCTCTCTGTGTGaataaaggtttaattgaaaatTGTAGGAATAACAAACATCCAGCTACTGTATGTAAATGGACTTAATTGCTGAAATAAGTAGTGCATGGAGAATATAATTTGACAAGTTGCCCATTCAAAGACTTTCAACATAATGCACTGTTGCTGTCGTAGAAAGGCATGTACAATACATTGTGTGGGGCTCTACTTTGACAGCATGATGAGACCAATGCCAACACTGTCGGGTCCAGTTCACAAGAACAATGGGCGTATATCTAAATCTTAACACTTTCATTCATAAAGGGCAACTATGTGCAAAAGGGTTGGGTGATTATAAATAGAAGGGTTGTAGTGATTCATTAGCAATCTG contains:
- the LOC128366581 gene encoding equilibrative nucleobase transporter 1-like: MCKCQERRATRQHWLTLLSGLVESLLVTGMAFGWASLVFVLKVDGYFAGYCDNATREEDFTVYTDCSGQDEHLSQVMSVASITNTILRFPIGYVFDRCGTTATRLIAIFLYITGTLFFTLSNTEMSVLLYPALSCLIIAGTVLYITNAQVGNLFDSYRSTIITIYNGAYDSSAAVFFFIKLLHDRGVSLHSSFLFLTLCSIILLLRTFFLMPTGHIPYPMPETYTYGVCWPGRRRGRGEGEEESDKKEEEMEENQKDEKGNDSSLPLCKNIVHQPKKAEAASFRSCVLSWLFLWHLVFVVTTLLSHFMFLATINPVLTRLADNNQTIVSHYTNAFAFTQLGGVLFAPVNGFIMDRNKRRPLASGETRREADLHSSSLALFLTSLQCFLFCVCFTCPILPLQYLTFILQVVNSSFFYGGHQAFISIAFPMSHFGKMSGIAMSLSALVLLLQFPMLRLIQYQLKGDPLYVNVGVTLVSLLTFIHPIHVSLYCRKLSKQRRTTQEVNEQGLAEC